A genomic window from Thunnus maccoyii chromosome 2, fThuMac1.1, whole genome shotgun sequence includes:
- the pane1 gene encoding centromere protein M, with product MSLLKPFSKLPALNTATILLVESEEQFQQSLADALVKETSVTLNVRLAKSLPLPKENDEGRPRIDLVVFIINLTSELSFQSAEASLKHLDPGYFLGKVCFMVINARSASVPIERLDAVRKLAASLQCPLLFAEDQTPDGVTNATERLLTILRVAAGLVPMATALYLSNLTRCTVPPDIDQPSFD from the exons ATGTCGTTGCTGAAGCCGTTTAGTAAACTACCTGCTTTGAACACAGCCACAATCTTG CTGGTGGAGAGTGAGGAGCAGTTTCAGCAGAGTTTAGCAGACGCTCTGGTGAAGGAGACCTCTGTCACTTTGAATGT GAGACTAGCCAAGAGTCTGCCTCTGCCAAAGGAGAATGACGAGGGTCGTCCGAGGATAGACCTGGTGGTGTTCATCATCAACCTGACATCAGAACTCAG TTTTCAGTCAGCAGAAGCTTCCCTGAAACATTTGGACCCTGGATATTTCCTTGGAAAAGTCTGCTTCATGGTTATTAATG CTCGTAGCGCTTCGGTCCCTATAGAGCGCCTGGACGCTGTTAGGAAGCTGGCTGCATCGCTCCAATGCCCCCTGCTCTTTGCAGAGGATCAG ACACCAGATGGTGTGACCAACGCTACAGAGAGGCTGCTGACCATCCTCAGGGTGGCAGCTGGCCTTGTTCCCATGGCTACAGCTCTCTACCTG